The following is a genomic window from Actinomadura sp. WMMB 499.
CACAGCACGGCGCGCCGCCCGATCCCCGGAATCCCGGCCGACCCCGCGTCCTCGCGCGCGGCTCCGGGCGTCTGTTCGTTGGTCATGCTCCAATCCTCGTGGACGCAGCGCGGTGCCCCGCACCGACCCCCGTCCGCGCTCGTCCCGTCCGGACCGAATACGGGCACGGTCAGCCGAGGATTTTGGTGAGGAACTGGCCGGTGTGGCTGCCCTCGACCTTCGCGACGTCCTCGGGGGTGCCCGCGGCGACGACCGTCCCGCCGCGGGAACCGCCCTCGGGGCCCATGTCGATGACCCAGTCGGCGGTCTTGATCACGTCGAGGTTGTGCTCGATGACGATGACCGTGTTGCCCTTGTCGACGAGGCCGTTGAGGACGCCGAGGAGCTTGTGGATGTCCTCGAAGTGCAGGCCGGTCGTCGGCTCGTCCAGGACGTAGACGGTCCGGCCGGTGGAGCGCTTCTGCAGCTCGGAGGCGAGCTTGACGCGCTGCGCCTCGCCGCCCGACAGCGTCGGGGCGGGCTGGCCGAGCCGGACGTAGCCGAGCCCGACGTCATTGAGGGTCTTCAGGTGCCGGTGGATCGCGGTGATCGGCTCGAAGAACTCGGTGGCCTGCTCGATCGGCATGTCGAGCACCTCGGAGATCGTCTTGCCCTTGTAGTGCACCTCGAGGGTCTCGCGGTTGTAGCGGGCGCCGTGGCACACCTCGCAGGGGACGTAGACGTCCGGCAGGAAGTTCATCTCGATCTTGATCGTGCCGTCGCCGGAGCAGTTCTCGCAGCGCCCGCCCTTGACGTTGAAGGAGAACCGGCCGGGCTGGTAGCCGCGGACCTTCGCCTCCGTGGTCTGCGCGAACAGCTTGCGGATGTGGTCGAACACGCCGGTGTAGGTCGCCGGGTTGGAGCGCGGAGTGCGCCCGATCGGCGACTGGTCGACGTGCACGACCTTGTCGAGCTGGTCGACGCCGTTGACCCGGCGGTGCTTGCCGGGGACGGTCTTCGCCCCGTTCACCTTCTTGGCGAGCGAGTTGTAGAGGATGTCGTTGACCAGCGTGGACTTGCCCGACCCGGACACGCCGGTGACCACGGTCAGGATGCCCAAGGGGAAGGCCACGTCGACGTTCTGCAGGTTGTTCTGCTGGGCGCCCTTGACGGTGACCTCGCGGCCCCTGGTGCGGGGCCGCCGGATGTCCGGGACGGCGATCTCCCGCCGCCCCGACAGGTACGCACCGGTGAGCGACTTGTCCGACTTGAGCAGCTCGTCGACGGTGCCGGACACGACGATCTCGCCGCCGTGCTCGCCCGCGCGGGGACCGATGTCGACGACCCAGTCGGCCGCGGCGATCGTGTCCTCGTCGTGCTCGACGACGATCAGGGTGTTGCCCATGTCGCGCAGCCGCAGCAGCGTCTCGAGCAGCCGGTGGTTGTCGCGCTGGTGCAGGCCGATCGAGGGCTCGTCCAGCACGTAGAGGACGCCCACGAGCCCGGAGCCGATCTGGGTCGCCAGCCGGATCCGCTGGGCCTCGCCGCCCGCGAGCGTCGCGGACGCCCGGTCGAGCGTGAGGTAGTCGAGCCCGACGTCCAGCAGGAACCCGAGCCGGGCGTTGATCTCCTTCAGCACCCGCTCGGCGATCTGCTTCTCGCGGTCGTTCAGCTCCATCGCGAGCAGGAACTTGGCGCACTCGCCGATGGGCAGCGCGGCCACCTCGGCGATCGACATCCCGCCCATCGTGACCGACAGGATCTCGGGCTTGAGCCGGGCGCCCTTGCAGGTCGGGCACGGGATCTCCCGCATGTAGCCCTCGAACTTGTCCCGGCTGTAGTCGCTCTCGGACTCGGCGTGCCTGCGCTGGATGTAGGGGATCACGCCCTCGAACGCCGTGTAGTACGAGCGCGTCCGGCCGTAGCGGTTCTTGTAGCGGACGTGGACCTGGGTCTCGTGCCCGTTCAGGACCGCCTTGCGCGCCTTGTTCGGCAGCTCGTCCCAGGGGGTGTTCAGGTCGAAGCCCATGGCGTCGCCCAGGGCCGAGAGCAGCCGCAGGAAGTAGTCGCTGACGTGCCCGCCGGACCACGGCTGGACGGCTCCCTCACCGAGGCTCAGCTCCCCGTCGGGGATGACGAGCTCGGAGTCGACCTCCATTCGGGTGCCGAGACCGGTGCAGTCGGGGCAGGCGCCGTAGGGCGAGTTGAAGGAGAACGAGCGGGGCTCCAGCTCCTCGAACGACAGGTCGTCGTACGGGCAGTAGAGGTGCTCGGAGTACATCCGGGTGCGCTGCTCGTCGTCCTCCGGCAGGTCGACGAAGTCGAGGAAGATCGTGCCGCCGGCGAGGCCGAGGGCCGTCTCCACCGAGTCGGCGAGGCGCTGCCGGGCGGAGGGCTTGACGGAGAGCCGGTCCACGACGACGGAGATGTCGTGCTTCTCCTGCTTCTTCAGCTTGGGCGCCTCGTCGAGCCGGACGAGCCGTCCGTCCACCAGCGCCCGCGAGAAGCCCTTCGACTGCAACTCCCGGAACAGTTCGAGGTACTCGCCCTTGCGGCCGCGGATCACCGGGGCCAGCACCTGGAACCGGGTGCCCTCCTCCAGTTCGAGCACCCGGTCCACGATCTGCTGCGGGGCCTGCTTGCTGATCGGCCGCCCGCACTCGGGACAGTGCGGATGCCCGATCCGCGCGTAGAGCAGGCGCAGGTAGTCGTAGACCTCGGTGATCGTCCCGACGGTCGACCGCGGGTTCTTACTGGTCGACTTCTGGTCGATGGAGACGGCGGGCGACAGGCCCTCGATGAAGTCGACGTCCGGCTTGTCCATCTGGCCGAGGAACTGCCGCGCGTACGCCGACAGCGACTCGACGTACCTGCGCTGCCCCTCGGCGAAGATCGTGTCGAACGCCAGGCTCGACTTGCCGGAACCCGACAGACCGGTGAACACGATCATGGAGTCTCGCGGGAGGTCGAGCGAGACGTCCTTCAGGTTGTGCTCGCGTGCTCCACGCACGATGAGTCGGTCATGCACGGCGTTTCCCGGTTCCCCTTCTGGGCGCGGCGATGCGGAGTGGGAGGACGCACCGTCCCCGAAGTCCATAACAGCGCTGGTCGCCGCCGCATTTCCTGGTGTCCCCCGCCCGTCCCGCAGGGAGCGGACGGCACCATCGCACCGTACACGTGTTCGAACACCCCCGCCACCGGAACGCGCACGCCGCCACGTGCGGCCCGGGAGGTCAGGCGACCGGCTCGTCGAGCCGCTCCCGTGCGGCATGGGCGGTGGCGGCCACCAGGAGCGTGGATGGCGCGGGGAGCCCCCCGCGCCCAGCCTCGCCGCCGACGGTCACTCGTCGTCGAGGGCGTATTCGAGGTAGCGGTCGGCGGAGCGGCGGACGGCGTCCTTGCCGTCGGTGTAGACGATCTTGCGCCACCAGGCCCCGTAGACGCGGTCGAAGTCGTAGGGCTCGAGGAGGCGCAGCGCGCGGCGGACGGTCCGGGGACGTTCCGGGATGTAGTTCGGGTACGAGTACATGAAGCTGACCCAGTCGCGGTCGTTGACCACCTGCAGGATGTCGCCGGAGAACAGCGCGCGGGCGTCCCGCCAGTGCAGGACCTGCCCGCCGTCGAAGTGGACCCCGGCGTTGATCAGGGTGACGCCGTCGGCGATCTCGCGGGTGTCGCCGGACCAGAAGACGACGGCGTCGTCGGGACGGGCGATCCAGCGGCGGTCGGCCTCGTGGATGTAGACCGGCGCGTCGAAGGCGTGCGCCCATTCGATCATCGTGCCGTAGTAGTGCGGGTGGCTGATCGCGATGGCGCTGATGCCGCCGAGGCCGTCGATCTCGCGGATCAGGTCGTTGTCGATGTGGGTGATCATGTCCCACAGGACGTTGCCGGCGGGCGTGCGCAGCAGCAGCGCCCGCTGGCCGATGGCGATGGACGGCTCGGTGCCGATGCCGACGACGTCCAGGCCCTCCTCCTCGATCCGCGCGCGGTGGCCGGCGGCCCGCAGTTCCGCCAGGCTCGTCCAGCGCTGCCCCTCCCAGCCGACGTACTGCCGCTCGTCCTCGCAGATCGGGCAGTCGGGACGGGGCGCGCCGTACTGGACGCCGCAGGTGACGCAGATCGGAAATTCCATGATCGGCATTGTGAACGGGAGGGTGCCGGGGTGCAACGCGGCGCGCACCGCCGCCGGTGGGGCAGGATGGACGGTCGTGAGCACCTCGAAGTTCGCCCGCGACATGATCGGCGAAGTCGGCTCGGGCGCCGACCGCATCGCCGCCACGCTGTCCGCGCTGGACGACGCCGCCCTGCGCGCCCCCTCGGCCCTGCCGGGGTGGAGCCGCGGCCACGTCGCCACGCACATCGCCCGCAACGCCGACTCGCTGTGCAACCTGCTGGAATGGGCCAGGACCGGCGAGGAGATCCCGCAATACCCCAGCGTGGAGCGGCGCAACGCCGACATCGAGGCCGGGGCCGGACGGGGCGGCGACGAACTGGCCGAGGACGTGCGGGCCGGCGCGGCGCGGTTCGAGCAGCTGGCCCGTGACCTGCCGGAGGACGCCTGGGACCGCACCGTCCGGGCCATGGCGAGCTACGCCCATCCGGCCTGGTACACGATCCTGCGACGCTGGCACGAGGTCGAGGCCCACCACGTCGACCTCGACGCCGGGTACGGGCCGGACGACTGGCCCGAACCGTACGTCGACTGGGCGGCGCGCAGCACGCTGACCGACCTGGCGGCGCTGCCCCGCGAGCGGATGCTCGGCCTCGCCGGCCACCGGATCCCCGCGACCGACCTCGGCGCGTCGGTGGTGCTCGGAGAGCCGAACGGCGCCGAGGCGTCCGGGACGGGACGCGCGCTGCTCGGCTGGCTGAGCGGGCGCTCGGACGGCTCGGGCGTGACCGTCCGGCCGGCCGGAGCGCCGCCGGAGCCGCCGCCGTGGCCGCACGCGCCCGCGGGGTTCCCGGACGCCTGATCCGAGTACACCTACTCGCGGTCGGCGAGCCGGTGCAGGGGATCCGCCGACCGGACGACGATCATGTTGCGGGCGACGGCGAGGCCGCCGCGGACGGGCTCGGCGGCCAGGATCTGCGCGACCTTGCGGCGGCCCATCCCGGCCCAGCGGCCGAGGTCCTGCTGGCTGACGGGGAGCCGCACCTCGACGCCGTCCTCGTCCCCGCTCCCGGTCCCGGCGCGCGGGGCGCCGAAGCGCGACATCAGGCGCAGCAGCCGGCCGGCGAGGCGGCGTTCGGGATCGTCGGGGAAGTGCGCGATGCGCAGCTCGTTGGCGTCGCGGAGCCGCTCGGCGAGGACGGCGGCGACCGCCCAGGCGGTGCCGGGGTGGGCGTCCAGGACGCGGCGGAACCGGTCGGCGGTCAGGACGGTCGCCTCCACCGGGGTGAGCGCCTCGACGTTGGCGTGCCGGACGCCGCCGTCGACGGCCTCGAGCTCGCCGACCGGGTCGCCGGGGCCGAGCACGTCCAGGATGGCGACGTCCCCGGCCCGGTCGACCCACACCTTCACGGCGCCGGAGTGCAGGACGAAGACCTGGGACGTGTGGGTGTGCTCGCGCATGAGGAAGGCGCCCGGCTTGAGCATCACGGTCGTGCCCTCCTCGCGCAGGGCCTTCCGGGCGCGTTCGGGCAGCGCGTCCCAGAACCGGGTGGTCTCCATGTCGCCTCCTCGCGGGCCGGCCGGGGCCCCGGCCCCGGATCCAGTCAACGGCGCGGCACGGCGCTGGACCGCGTATTTCGTCACATGTCGAGTGATCTATCCGATTCGAGCCACTTGTCGAGGGCGCGGACGCGCCGGGCGCAGTCCGCGGCGGCGTCCGTGTCGCCGAGCGCGCGGTAGGAGGCGCCCTGCAGCCGGAGCGCCTCGCGCCGCCCCGGATGGTCGTCCATGTCGCGCCGGATCGCGATCTCGGCGCCGAAGTGCGCG
Proteins encoded in this region:
- the uvrA gene encoding excinuclease ABC subunit UvrA, with amino-acid sequence MHDRLIVRGAREHNLKDVSLDLPRDSMIVFTGLSGSGKSSLAFDTIFAEGQRRYVESLSAYARQFLGQMDKPDVDFIEGLSPAVSIDQKSTSKNPRSTVGTITEVYDYLRLLYARIGHPHCPECGRPISKQAPQQIVDRVLELEEGTRFQVLAPVIRGRKGEYLELFRELQSKGFSRALVDGRLVRLDEAPKLKKQEKHDISVVVDRLSVKPSARQRLADSVETALGLAGGTIFLDFVDLPEDDEQRTRMYSEHLYCPYDDLSFEELEPRSFSFNSPYGACPDCTGLGTRMEVDSELVIPDGELSLGEGAVQPWSGGHVSDYFLRLLSALGDAMGFDLNTPWDELPNKARKAVLNGHETQVHVRYKNRYGRTRSYYTAFEGVIPYIQRRHAESESDYSRDKFEGYMREIPCPTCKGARLKPEILSVTMGGMSIAEVAALPIGECAKFLLAMELNDREKQIAERVLKEINARLGFLLDVGLDYLTLDRASATLAGGEAQRIRLATQIGSGLVGVLYVLDEPSIGLHQRDNHRLLETLLRLRDMGNTLIVVEHDEDTIAAADWVVDIGPRAGEHGGEIVVSGTVDELLKSDKSLTGAYLSGRREIAVPDIRRPRTRGREVTVKGAQQNNLQNVDVAFPLGILTVVTGVSGSGKSTLVNDILYNSLAKKVNGAKTVPGKHRRVNGVDQLDKVVHVDQSPIGRTPRSNPATYTGVFDHIRKLFAQTTEAKVRGYQPGRFSFNVKGGRCENCSGDGTIKIEMNFLPDVYVPCEVCHGARYNRETLEVHYKGKTISEVLDMPIEQATEFFEPITAIHRHLKTLNDVGLGYVRLGQPAPTLSGGEAQRVKLASELQKRSTGRTVYVLDEPTTGLHFEDIHKLLGVLNGLVDKGNTVIVIEHNLDVIKTADWVIDMGPEGGSRGGTVVAAGTPEDVAKVEGSHTGQFLTKILG
- a CDS encoding MBL fold metallo-hydrolase, coding for MEFPICVTCGVQYGAPRPDCPICEDERQYVGWEGQRWTSLAELRAAGHRARIEEEGLDVVGIGTEPSIAIGQRALLLRTPAGNVLWDMITHIDNDLIREIDGLGGISAIAISHPHYYGTMIEWAHAFDAPVYIHEADRRWIARPDDAVVFWSGDTREIADGVTLINAGVHFDGGQVLHWRDARALFSGDILQVVNDRDWVSFMYSYPNYIPERPRTVRRALRLLEPYDFDRVYGAWWRKIVYTDGKDAVRRSADRYLEYALDDE
- a CDS encoding Crp/Fnr family transcriptional regulator — encoded protein: METTRFWDALPERARKALREEGTTVMLKPGAFLMREHTHTSQVFVLHSGAVKVWVDRAGDVAILDVLGPGDPVGELEAVDGGVRHANVEALTPVEATVLTADRFRRVLDAHPGTAWAVAAVLAERLRDANELRIAHFPDDPERRLAGRLLRLMSRFGAPRAGTGSGDEDGVEVRLPVSQQDLGRWAGMGRRKVAQILAAEPVRGGLAVARNMIVVRSADPLHRLADRE
- a CDS encoding maleylpyruvate isomerase family mycothiol-dependent enzyme, coding for MSTSKFARDMIGEVGSGADRIAATLSALDDAALRAPSALPGWSRGHVATHIARNADSLCNLLEWARTGEEIPQYPSVERRNADIEAGAGRGGDELAEDVRAGAARFEQLARDLPEDAWDRTVRAMASYAHPAWYTILRRWHEVEAHHVDLDAGYGPDDWPEPYVDWAARSTLTDLAALPRERMLGLAGHRIPATDLGASVVLGEPNGAEASGTGRALLGWLSGRSDGSGVTVRPAGAPPEPPPWPHAPAGFPDA